In Bacillota bacterium, the following proteins share a genomic window:
- the murA gene encoding UDP-N-acetylglucosamine 1-carboxyvinyltransferase, with translation MEKIVVSGGNHLEGTIAVSGAKNASLPIIAASLLAEGESRLFDIPDLADVTTICEVITRLGARVRREGQGLIISAEGFRAYEAPYEYVRKMRASFLVMGPLLARLGQARIPLPGGCAIGTRPIDLHIKGFEALGAKIVLGQGFIEAEADRLTGTKIYLDFPSVGATENIMMAASLARGQTVIENAAAEPEIVDLANYLNAMGARIKGAGTRVIRIEGVEKLSGTSHVVIPDRIEAGTYMVAAAISCGDVRVTNVIVEHLKPVIAKLREAGVEIYEEDRGVRVVGTRKLKAVDIKTLPYPGFPTDMQAQFMALLTIAEGTSVITETVFENRFMHADEFRRMGANIKLEGRTAVVKGVPKLTAAPVKATDLRAGAAMIIAGLAAQGETEVSGVEHIRRGYEDIVGKLQGLGANIRWAGQ, from the coding sequence TTGGAGAAGATTGTTGTGTCCGGCGGAAACCATCTGGAAGGAACGATCGCAGTGAGCGGCGCGAAAAATGCCAGTCTGCCGATTATCGCGGCCTCTCTTTTGGCAGAAGGCGAGAGCCGGCTGTTTGATATACCTGACCTGGCCGATGTGACCACGATCTGTGAAGTCATAACCCGGCTGGGCGCGCGGGTGAGGCGCGAAGGGCAAGGATTAATAATCAGCGCCGAAGGCTTTCGGGCTTACGAGGCGCCTTATGAATATGTCCGTAAAATGCGGGCTTCATTTTTAGTGATGGGTCCCCTGCTGGCCAGACTGGGGCAGGCCAGGATCCCGTTACCGGGTGGGTGTGCCATCGGAACCCGGCCGATTGACCTGCATATCAAGGGGTTTGAAGCCCTGGGGGCCAAAATTGTCCTGGGACAAGGCTTTATCGAAGCGGAGGCCGACCGTTTGACAGGAACGAAAATATACCTGGATTTCCCCAGTGTCGGGGCGACGGAAAACATCATGATGGCCGCCAGCCTGGCCAGGGGGCAGACCGTCATTGAAAACGCCGCCGCGGAACCGGAAATCGTCGACCTGGCCAACTACTTGAATGCGATGGGCGCGCGAATCAAAGGCGCCGGTACCAGGGTCATCCGCATTGAAGGAGTAGAAAAGCTGAGCGGTACCAGCCACGTGGTTATTCCAGACCGGATCGAAGCCGGCACCTACATGGTGGCCGCGGCGATCAGCTGTGGAGATGTGCGGGTTACCAACGTGATTGTCGAGCACTTAAAACCGGTGATCGCTAAACTGAGGGAGGCCGGGGTGGAAATATATGAAGAAGACCGCGGTGTGCGAGTCGTTGGCACTAGAAAACTCAAAGCGGTCGATATCAAGACCCTCCCCTACCCAGGTTTCCCCACCGATATGCAGGCCCAATTCATGGCCTTGCTGACGATTGCGGAAGGAACAAGTGTCATCACCGAAACCGTGTTTGAAAACCGGTTCATGCATGCTGATGAATTCAGACGGATGGGCGCCAACATCAAGCTGGAAGGACGCACCGCGGTGGTTAAGGGAGTACCTAAGCTTACGGCCGCGCCAGTGAAGGCTACGGACCTGAGGGCCGGTGCCGCTATGATCATTGCCGGCCTGGCGGCTCAGGGAGAAACAGAGGTCAGCGGAGTTGAACACATCCGGCGGGGTTACGAAGACATCGTGGGCAAACTCCAGGGACTCGGCGCCAACATCCGCTGGGCCGGGCAATAA
- the spoIIID gene encoding sporulation transcriptional regulator SpoIIID codes for MQDYIRDRVLEVGRYILESAATVRQAAEVFRVSKSTVHKDVTERLPRINANLAMQVRNVLELNKAERHIRGGEATRRKYQEL; via the coding sequence ATGCAAGACTATATCCGGGACAGAGTTCTGGAGGTGGGCCGGTATATTTTAGAGTCCGCGGCTACCGTCCGGCAGGCTGCCGAAGTTTTTAGGGTTAGTAAAAGCACCGTTCACAAGGATGTGACTGAGCGCCTCCCAAGGATCAATGCTAATCTGGCTATGCAAGTGCGGAATGTTCTGGAACTGAACAAGGCCGAACGCCATATTCGAGGAGGAGAGGCGACCAGGAGAAAATATCAGGAATTGTAA
- a CDS encoding F0F1 ATP synthase subunit epsilon, giving the protein MEESSLKLEVITPERIVYSSDIDFVVVPAVEGELGVLKNHAPLVAGLQIGVLRLHRGGLTRHIALGGGFLEVTDNRAIVLAESAELGTDIDVSRALAAKERAEARLAARSPEINEARAQASLQRALARLKAAEAEKNLGLQYQQPQRFGNE; this is encoded by the coding sequence ATGGAAGAAAGCAGCCTCAAACTGGAAGTGATAACCCCGGAACGTATTGTCTACAGCTCAGACATCGATTTTGTCGTGGTGCCGGCGGTAGAGGGCGAACTGGGTGTTTTAAAGAACCACGCGCCTCTTGTTGCTGGTCTGCAGATCGGGGTTCTCCGTTTGCACCGGGGGGGCCTGACCCGGCACATCGCACTCGGCGGCGGCTTCCTGGAGGTTACGGATAACCGGGCGATTGTCCTGGCGGAGTCAGCGGAACTGGGAACCGATATCGATGTTTCCCGCGCGTTGGCAGCGAAGGAACGGGCAGAGGCCCGCCTGGCGGCAAGATCGCCGGAAATCAATGAGGCGCGAGCCCAGGCTTCTCTGCAGCGTGCCCTGGCTCGATTAAAGGCGGCAGAAGCAGAGAAGAATCTCGGCTTGCAGTACCAGCAACCACAGCGCTTTGGGAACGAATAG
- a CDS encoding YwmB family TATA-box binding protein, with protein sequence MNNLLRIKEFYQRTGWSAPARWLKLAAVLAIAAGTVASLTIPPSTRTVGNIHLAHNPIYQAFQASGAEVYASNLSGWAQINNKYLSVSELDDLGQQVVHALGLDPATVKCQPTEEKGFRGLQYGGLIGRQTRANVIIQTWDPPAEDINPYPETYLIVNLEETGSLELLSSGPKRMNDVFALFGAVPNINTGITGTIDGLIPEEEKSNLARVIFTAAGAEVLESLVEPGIVSFTGYTPAIKESLLAGDKKINFNVALRYHSIDGKTYVHIASPIIMSEY encoded by the coding sequence ATGAACAATCTACTTCGGATCAAGGAATTTTACCAGCGTACCGGGTGGTCTGCACCGGCCCGGTGGTTGAAACTGGCTGCCGTTCTGGCCATCGCGGCCGGGACCGTCGCCAGCCTGACTATACCGCCCAGCACCAGGACGGTGGGCAATATTCACCTGGCGCATAACCCGATCTACCAGGCCTTTCAGGCCTCCGGGGCGGAAGTGTACGCATCAAATTTAAGCGGCTGGGCACAAATAAATAATAAATACCTCAGCGTATCGGAACTCGACGACCTGGGGCAACAGGTTGTGCATGCCCTCGGGCTTGATCCGGCGACGGTCAAGTGTCAGCCGACTGAAGAGAAAGGTTTTCGTGGCTTACAGTATGGCGGGTTGATCGGTCGGCAGACCAGGGCCAACGTGATCATCCAGACCTGGGATCCGCCGGCCGAGGACATCAACCCGTATCCGGAGACGTATTTGATCGTGAACCTGGAAGAAACAGGTTCCCTTGAGCTGCTAAGCAGTGGCCCCAAGCGCATGAACGATGTATTTGCCCTGTTTGGAGCTGTTCCCAACATCAATACCGGCATCACAGGGACCATTGATGGCCTGATTCCAGAAGAGGAAAAAAGCAATTTGGCCAGAGTAATCTTTACCGCGGCAGGAGCCGAGGTTCTCGAAAGCCTGGTCGAGCCGGGGATTGTCAGCTTCACCGGGTATACGCCAGCGATCAAAGAAAGCCTGCTGGCCGGTGATAAGAAGATCAACTTCAACGTGGCCCTGCGTTACCACTCAATAGACGGGAAGACATATGTCCACATCGCCTCACCCATCATCATGAGTGAATACTAA
- a CDS encoding M23 family metallopeptidase produces the protein MGRKLLPLAKLGPFLPKLAKNKPAQFNLLKPRLSGQAAQPKRLVWVLERCGFPPWLAPALIVRLVAMVIIVVALVSLGTLEPLGDYLHGLLSFTQRQDINNIETSVPAVTNPDTKTTTDDVTGLNSTATAENITKNERAKAPGAEAAKPTAMIEAKTHAVNPTKAQSPKTCVAATVLPVTGEIIREFGLTYSPTFADYRYHPGLDFAAGQGTPVKATGSGQVVSVIENKDEGVVLIIDHGQGWRSRYAHCAEPKVKKGQTLKAGQTIAVIGPPGRLEAVEGPHLHYELIYNGQPINPKQYLK, from the coding sequence ATGGGCCGAAAACTCTTGCCCTTAGCCAAACTTGGTCCGTTTTTGCCCAAATTAGCGAAAAACAAGCCTGCGCAGTTTAACCTGCTCAAACCGCGGCTGTCTGGACAAGCCGCACAGCCAAAACGCCTGGTATGGGTCCTCGAACGGTGCGGGTTTCCTCCGTGGCTGGCCCCGGCCCTTATCGTTCGGCTGGTGGCCATGGTCATCATCGTGGTGGCCCTCGTTAGCCTTGGGACACTGGAACCCCTGGGCGATTACCTGCACGGATTGTTGTCATTTACCCAGCGCCAGGACATAAACAATATTGAAACATCGGTGCCAGCCGTGACAAATCCAGATACAAAGACAACAACAGACGATGTAACTGGTTTAAACTCAACCGCAACAGCGGAAAACATTACAAAAAATGAACGAGCAAAAGCACCGGGCGCAGAGGCAGCTAAACCAACAGCAATGATTGAAGCAAAGACGCATGCGGTGAACCCGACCAAAGCGCAATCCCCGAAAACCTGTGTGGCGGCAACCGTGTTGCCCGTAACTGGGGAAATCATCCGTGAGTTTGGCCTGACCTACTCCCCGACCTTTGCGGATTACCGGTACCACCCGGGACTCGATTTTGCTGCTGGGCAAGGGACGCCGGTCAAGGCGACAGGCAGCGGTCAGGTCGTCAGCGTTATAGAAAACAAAGACGAAGGCGTGGTGCTGATTATCGATCACGGTCAAGGGTGGCGGAGTCGCTACGCCCACTGTGCTGAACCAAAGGTGAAAAAAGGACAAACCCTCAAAGCTGGCCAGACCATCGCCGTCATCGGGCCGCCGGGCCGCCTTGAGGCCGTCGAGGGACCGCACCTCCACTATGAACTAATCTACAATGGCCAACCCATTAACCCCAAACAATATTTAAAGTAA
- the flgF gene encoding flagellar basal-body rod protein FlgF: protein MIRGLYTAASGLLAQLVQNDLAANNLANVNTAGYKKDLPTFRTFPEVLIERLNDPDAGTSFNSAAQPPIIGQLGTGVALERVYTVHQPGSLRENDNPLDLAIDGDGYFVIQTPQGERYTRNGAFHLDSSHQLVTLDGYPVLGEMGPVVMQGENFAINEDGQVVVDGTIVDNLRLVMPADPTLMEKQGDNLFAVRQNQNLQGATARIRPGFLEMSNVNPVEEMVNLITVMRAYEANQKVIQAHDNLLDKAVNEVGRV, encoded by the coding sequence TTGATCCGCGGCCTTTACACTGCTGCCTCGGGGCTCCTGGCCCAACTCGTCCAGAACGATCTAGCCGCCAACAACCTGGCTAATGTCAACACCGCCGGCTACAAGAAGGACCTCCCCACCTTTCGGACATTCCCGGAGGTCCTCATCGAACGACTCAACGACCCTGATGCGGGTACATCGTTCAACTCTGCGGCACAACCGCCGATCATCGGTCAATTAGGCACGGGGGTGGCCCTGGAGCGGGTCTACACGGTCCACCAGCCAGGTTCCCTGCGGGAAAACGACAATCCCCTGGACCTGGCCATTGACGGTGACGGGTATTTTGTCATCCAGACCCCCCAGGGGGAACGCTACACGCGGAATGGGGCTTTCCACCTGGACAGCAGCCACCAGTTGGTGACGTTGGACGGTTATCCAGTGCTGGGTGAAATGGGACCGGTCGTGATGCAGGGAGAGAATTTTGCCATCAACGAAGATGGCCAGGTAGTTGTCGATGGAACAATTGTTGACAACCTCCGCCTTGTCATGCCAGCTGACCCGACCCTGATGGAAAAGCAGGGCGACAACCTCTTTGCCGTCCGACAGAACCAGAACCTGCAGGGGGCCACTGCCAGAATCAGACCAGGCTTTCTGGAGATGTCGAACGTCAATCCGGTGGAGGAAATGGTCAATCTGATCACCGTCATGCGGGCCTATGAGGCCAACCAGAAGGTGATACAAGCCCACGACAACCTGCTGGATAAAGCGGTGAACGAAGTAGGGCGGGTATAA
- a CDS encoding rod shape-determining protein, with amino-acid sequence MFKFAEDIGIDLGTASVLVYLKGRGIVLHEPSVVAIDKSTGKIIAVGEEARRMLGRTPGNIVAIRPLRDGVIADYDVTERMLRYFIQKACGKRFLFKPRVMVCIPTGVTSVEERAALQATLQAGARQAFLIEEPLAAALGAGLNISEATGHMVVDIGGGTTDIAVLSLGGIVCNNSLRVGGDKFDEAIVRYIRREYNLMIGERTAEELKIKIGTAYPANRREDETMEIRGRDLVTGLPKTITVSARESYYALQEPVEAVVNAVKEVLEKTPPELAADIINQGIVMTGGGSLLNGLDTLLSKETGLAVHVADDAISCVALGAGVALTSMHVLPAVKTARKGF; translated from the coding sequence ATGTTTAAATTTGCTGAAGACATAGGGATTGATCTCGGAACAGCCAGTGTGCTGGTTTATCTTAAGGGTCGTGGTATTGTTTTACATGAACCTTCCGTAGTGGCCATTGATAAAAGCACAGGGAAGATTATCGCGGTTGGCGAAGAAGCGCGCCGTATGCTGGGACGGACGCCAGGGAATATCGTGGCCATTCGTCCACTGCGCGATGGGGTTATCGCGGATTATGATGTGACGGAACGAATGTTGCGCTACTTCATCCAGAAGGCTTGCGGCAAGCGATTTCTGTTCAAGCCACGGGTCATGGTCTGCATCCCGACAGGAGTCACCAGCGTCGAAGAACGGGCGGCCCTCCAGGCTACCTTGCAGGCCGGCGCAAGGCAAGCCTTCCTGATTGAAGAACCGCTGGCGGCAGCCCTGGGGGCGGGCTTGAACATCTCCGAAGCGACCGGCCACATGGTGGTGGACATCGGTGGTGGCACGACCGATATCGCTGTCCTTTCCCTGGGTGGGATTGTTTGCAACAACTCCCTGCGCGTGGGTGGCGATAAATTCGATGAGGCCATCGTCCGCTACATCCGGCGTGAATACAACCTCATGATCGGCGAACGTACTGCCGAAGAACTGAAAATAAAGATCGGCACGGCTTACCCGGCTAATCGGCGGGAGGACGAGACCATGGAAATTCGCGGCCGCGACCTGGTCACCGGCCTGCCGAAGACGATTACGGTTTCCGCCCGCGAAAGCTACTATGCGCTCCAGGAACCAGTGGAAGCCGTGGTGAACGCGGTGAAAGAAGTCTTGGAAAAGACGCCGCCCGAGCTGGCGGCGGACATCATTAACCAGGGCATCGTCATGACGGGCGGGGGCTCACTCCTGAACGGTCTGGATACCCTGCTTTCCAAGGAAACCGGCCTGGCGGTCCACGTGGCGGACGATGCCATTTCCTGCGTAGCGCTTGGGGCGGGCGTCGCCTTGACCTCCATGCACGTTTTACCGGCCGTAAAAACCGCGCGGAAAGGATTCTAA
- the csaB gene encoding polysaccharide pyruvyl transferase CsaB, with protein MKKIVISGYYGFDNAGDEALLSAIATTLREMAPDISITVLSASPQKTKALHGVNAVSRTNPLVLIKTLRQADLLISGGGSLLQDVTSARSIVYYLGVVALALLLGTRVMFYAQGIGPITTWVGKTLTRIIGNRVDLITLRDEQSKEELTRLGVVRPPIYVTADPVLGLRPAQLPDFGQRILSEHGVISRSVADQSVNQPLAGIALRNWKGLAGFKVAAAKAADYLAGKGWEIVLIPLHYPEDVAAARDVQRLMQSEAHLLAVNLTAQQAMAVIGEMDLLIGMRLHSLIFAAVMGVPVVGITYDPKVTQFLHSIGQMPAGNVDNLTADALIAAVEKVISHLDETREMITKLAGPMCEQARNSARLALKLLENKKP; from the coding sequence ATGAAAAAGATTGTGATCTCGGGCTATTACGGGTTTGACAACGCCGGAGATGAGGCGCTCCTTTCGGCCATCGCCACGACCCTGCGGGAGATGGCCCCCGACATCTCCATCACCGTCTTGTCCGCCAGCCCGCAAAAAACGAAAGCTTTGCACGGGGTCAATGCCGTCAGCCGCACCAATCCCCTGGTCCTGATCAAAACCCTGCGGCAGGCCGATCTGCTGATCAGCGGCGGCGGCAGCCTGCTCCAGGACGTGACCAGCGCGCGGAGCATCGTCTATTACCTGGGCGTGGTTGCCCTGGCTTTGCTGCTGGGGACCAGGGTCATGTTTTACGCGCAGGGGATCGGTCCGATTACCACCTGGGTGGGGAAAACCCTGACCAGGATCATTGGCAACCGGGTTGACCTGATCACCCTCAGGGATGAACAATCCAAAGAGGAACTGACGCGGTTGGGAGTAGTCAGGCCCCCGATCTACGTCACCGCCGACCCGGTTTTGGGCTTAAGGCCGGCGCAGTTGCCTGACTTTGGGCAACGGATCCTGAGTGAGCACGGCGTCATCAGCCGGAGCGTGGCTGACCAATCGGTAAACCAGCCGCTGGCCGGCATCGCCCTCCGCAACTGGAAGGGCTTAGCCGGCTTTAAGGTGGCGGCGGCGAAGGCAGCCGACTACCTGGCGGGCAAAGGCTGGGAGATTGTCCTGATTCCCTTGCATTATCCCGAAGATGTCGCGGCCGCCCGCGATGTTCAGCGGCTGATGCAATCTGAAGCCCATCTACTGGCCGTTAACCTGACCGCCCAGCAGGCCATGGCCGTGATCGGGGAAATGGACCTCTTAATCGGCATGCGCCTGCACTCCCTGATCTTCGCTGCGGTCATGGGCGTGCCGGTGGTGGGGATCACTTATGACCCCAAGGTGACCCAGTTTCTGCACAGCATCGGCCAGATGCCAGCGGGGAATGTGGATAACCTCACCGCTGATGCTCTGATTGCGGCTGTTGAAAAAGTAATCTCTCATCTGGATGAGACCAGAGAAATGATTACCAAATTAGCAGGGCCAATGTGCGAGCAGGCAAGAAACAGTGCGAGATTGGCTTTAAAATTATTAGAAAATAAGAAACCTTGA
- the spoIID gene encoding stage II sporulation protein D — translation MKKILRILFVLFLLIVLIPTLLVRGCYWSKAKVRIEEGGTMIRVWHHDTQQVENMPLEQYLVGVVAAEMPASFELEALKAQAIAARTYALKKMQAAEGGANEVHPAADVCTDPAHCQAWIDDSRQRENWGVLRYYQYHTKIKRAVEQTRGLVLVYNGRLIDPVYHSTCGGRTENARDVWNYDVPYLRSVECPWDKDSPRWQDQLKLSLDDLENRLQVKLAVPTAKLSAKKNLVRITEQSPTGRAKTVQVGDKTFAATEFRSRLGLRSTRFTVEQQGNEIIFKTIGNGHGVGMCQYGANGLAKEGKDCLEILQYYYQGATVERLK, via the coding sequence ATGAAAAAAATACTGCGTATACTGTTTGTCCTATTCCTCTTAATTGTTTTGATCCCGACCCTGCTGGTCAGGGGCTGTTACTGGAGCAAAGCCAAAGTGCGGATCGAGGAAGGCGGCACCATGATCCGGGTCTGGCACCACGACACCCAGCAGGTGGAAAACATGCCATTAGAACAGTATTTGGTGGGTGTGGTCGCGGCAGAAATGCCAGCCAGCTTTGAGCTCGAGGCCCTGAAAGCACAAGCCATCGCCGCGAGGACGTATGCGCTCAAAAAAATGCAAGCTGCGGAAGGAGGGGCAAATGAAGTTCACCCAGCGGCTGACGTCTGCACCGACCCCGCGCACTGCCAGGCCTGGATAGATGATTCCCGCCAGCGGGAGAACTGGGGAGTCTTGCGGTACTACCAGTACCATACTAAAATCAAGCGGGCAGTGGAACAGACCAGGGGACTGGTTCTCGTGTACAATGGGCGTTTGATTGACCCGGTGTATCACTCGACCTGCGGGGGGCGCACGGAAAACGCCCGGGATGTCTGGAACTACGATGTCCCCTACCTCCGCAGTGTCGAATGCCCCTGGGACAAAGACTCACCCCGCTGGCAGGACCAGCTGAAACTGAGCCTGGACGACCTGGAAAACCGCCTGCAGGTCAAACTGGCTGTTCCCACCGCAAAGCTTAGCGCCAAAAAGAACCTCGTGCGGATCACCGAGCAAAGCCCAACTGGCCGGGCAAAAACGGTACAGGTTGGGGATAAAACCTTTGCCGCCACCGAATTTCGCAGCCGGCTGGGTTTAAGGTCAACCCGATTTACCGTTGAACAGCAGGGTAACGAAATAATCTTTAAAACCATCGGCAATGGTCACGGGGTGGGCATGTGCCAGTACGGCGCCAACGGTTTGGCGAAAGAAGGCAAAGATTGCTTGGAGATCCTCCAGTATTACTACCAGGGGGCGACCGTGGAAAGACTGAAATAG
- the atpD gene encoding F0F1 ATP synthase subunit beta, which translates to MNIGTIVQVIGAVVDIEFPPGQLPDLLNAIKIRKEDQPPGFNNDKFKDGLTLEAMQHLGNNTVRCVALSTTDGLQRGMKAWDTGQAIAVPVGRPTLGRILNVLGEPIDELGPVQADTYMPIHRQPPALVDQVPSTEMLETGIKVIDLLCPYAKGGKVGLFGGAGVGKTVIIMELIRNIAYEHGGFSVFAGVGERTREGNDLWNEMKESGVLEKCSLVYGQMNEPPGARLRVGLTGLTLAEYFRDTEGQDVLIFIDNIFRFTQAGSEVSALLGRMPSAVGYQPTLATDMGQLQERITSTKKGSITSVQAIYVPADDLTDPAPATTFAHLDATTVLSRQIAELGIYPAVDPLDSTSRILDPLILGKEHYEVARGVQQVLQRYKDLQDIIAILGMDELTDEDKLTVARARKIQRFLSQPFHVAEQFTGTPGVYVPIKETIRGFKEILEGKHDDLPEGAFYMVGTIDEAVAKGREMEA; encoded by the coding sequence ATGAACATTGGGACGATTGTCCAGGTAATTGGCGCGGTCGTGGACATTGAGTTCCCACCGGGACAATTGCCGGATTTGCTGAACGCGATTAAGATTCGGAAGGAAGACCAACCACCGGGATTTAACAACGATAAATTTAAAGACGGTTTGACCCTGGAAGCCATGCAGCACCTGGGCAATAATACCGTCCGCTGCGTTGCTCTGTCGACCACTGACGGCCTGCAAAGGGGGATGAAGGCGTGGGATACGGGGCAAGCCATCGCGGTGCCGGTTGGCCGGCCAACCCTGGGCCGGATCCTGAACGTGCTGGGTGAACCCATCGACGAATTGGGCCCCGTTCAGGCCGATACCTATATGCCAATTCACCGGCAGCCGCCCGCCCTGGTTGACCAGGTGCCATCTACCGAGATGCTGGAGACCGGTATCAAGGTTATCGACCTGCTCTGCCCGTATGCCAAGGGTGGTAAGGTCGGTCTGTTCGGCGGCGCTGGCGTGGGTAAGACCGTTATCATCATGGAACTGATCCGGAACATCGCTTATGAGCACGGTGGGTTCTCCGTTTTCGCGGGTGTGGGCGAGCGGACCCGTGAAGGCAACGACCTCTGGAACGAAATGAAAGAGTCGGGTGTGCTCGAGAAGTGCTCCCTGGTTTACGGACAGATGAACGAGCCGCCGGGTGCCCGTCTGCGGGTGGGTCTGACTGGTCTGACCCTGGCCGAATACTTCCGGGACACCGAGGGACAGGACGTGCTGATCTTCATCGACAACATCTTCCGTTTCACCCAGGCCGGTTCTGAAGTGTCCGCTCTGCTCGGACGGATGCCGTCCGCGGTCGGTTATCAACCGACACTGGCGACGGACATGGGACAGTTACAGGAACGGATCACCTCGACCAAGAAGGGTTCGATCACCTCGGTGCAGGCCATCTACGTCCCGGCTGACGACCTGACCGACCCGGCGCCGGCGACCACGTTCGCGCACCTTGATGCGACGACGGTTCTGTCCCGGCAGATCGCCGAGCTCGGGATCTACCCGGCCGTGGACCCGCTGGATTCCACTTCACGGATTCTCGACCCGCTAATTCTGGGTAAAGAACACTACGAAGTGGCCCGCGGTGTCCAGCAGGTTCTGCAGCGGTACAAAGACCTCCAGGACATCATCGCCATCCTGGGTATGGATGAGTTGACTGATGAAGATAAACTGACGGTGGCCCGCGCGCGGAAGATCCAGCGCTTCCTGTCGCAGCCCTTCCACGTGGCCGAGCAATTCACCGGTACACCGGGTGTGTATGTTCCGATTAAAGAAACCATTCGTGGTTTCAAAGAAATTCTGGAAGGCAAACATGACGATCTACCGGAGGGCGCCTTCTACATGGTGGGGACCATTGACGAGGCGGTGGCCAAAGGCAGAGAGATGGAGGCGTAG
- a CDS encoding LCP family protein, giving the protein MSDYDDIRFRVDDYHDGHNNGENRVARRGRPNKKGTRWRLIALLTLVFLASSYLGYAAMACFLGDRPNIELPAPLLPGANNKINILLMGVDQRKNEPARSDTIILASVDLKTQEVHLLSIPRDTRVAIPNHGVQKINHAHALGGPALLIKTVENFLGLPVNYYVETNFAGFKNCIDLLGGVTINVEKRMYYPWEEIDLRPGVQKLNGHDALAYVRFRSDQQGDIGRIQRQQKFFQALAKEALSLKAVWKAPWLIGELKKNVQTNMPTKEMLRVAFALKGMDQSHLQAHTLPGDPATIDGLSYWVPRAGEVKQMVALMKN; this is encoded by the coding sequence ATGTCAGACTATGATGATATACGCTTCAGAGTTGATGACTACCATGACGGGCATAATAATGGAGAAAACCGGGTGGCCCGCCGGGGCCGGCCCAATAAAAAGGGCACCCGCTGGCGCTTGATCGCTCTGCTCACCCTGGTCTTTCTGGCTTCCAGTTACCTGGGCTATGCGGCCATGGCCTGCTTCTTAGGTGACCGGCCAAATATTGAACTGCCGGCTCCCCTGCTTCCAGGTGCCAATAACAAAATCAATATTCTCCTGATGGGCGTCGACCAGCGCAAAAACGAACCCGCCCGGTCAGACACGATTATCCTGGCCAGCGTTGATTTGAAGACCCAGGAAGTCCACCTCTTATCGATTCCGCGGGATACCCGGGTGGCCATCCCGAACCACGGGGTGCAGAAGATCAACCACGCCCACGCCCTGGGCGGGCCAGCGCTGCTGATTAAGACCGTGGAAAATTTCCTCGGTTTACCGGTTAACTACTACGTCGAGACCAATTTCGCTGGTTTTAAAAACTGTATTGATCTCCTCGGCGGAGTAACGATTAACGTGGAAAAACGCATGTATTACCCCTGGGAGGAAATCGACTTAAGACCGGGTGTGCAGAAACTGAACGGCCATGACGCCCTGGCCTATGTCCGTTTCCGTAGTGATCAGCAGGGGGATATCGGCCGCATCCAGCGCCAGCAGAAATTCTTTCAGGCTTTGGCCAAAGAAGCGCTGTCCCTCAAGGCGGTTTGGAAAGCCCCCTGGTTGATCGGCGAATTGAAGAAAAATGTGCAGACCAACATGCCCACGAAAGAAATGCTGCGGGTCGCCTTTGCCCTCAAAGGGATGGACCAGTCGCACTTGCAAGCCCACACCCTGCCGGGCGATCCAGCGACCATCGATGGTCTGAGCTACTGGGTGCCCAGAGCGGGAGAAGTCAAGCAGATGGTGGCACTAATGAAGAACTAG